One genomic segment of Clavelina lepadiformis chromosome 3, kaClaLepa1.1, whole genome shotgun sequence includes these proteins:
- the LOC143448984 gene encoding translationally-controlled tumor protein homolog produces the protein MIIYKDILTGDEMLSDTYQIKEVMEILWKVNCQKKTITATKIDDKLIGGNASQEEQQECLEEGSSSTEMDIVADYQLQSMPPFDRKGFLNYFKPYCKKVLKKLEEQGETEKAAEFKAKAPAAVAYLSKNIKDFDIYSGESSDVDGSFGYLDWEDGTTPYMLFFKHALIEEKV, from the exons ATGATCATCTACAAAGACATATTGACAG GTGATGAAATGCTCTCAGATACTTACCAAATAAAAGAAGTTATGGAAATATTGTGGAAAGTCAATTGCCAG aaaaaaactatCACAGCTACAAAAATTGATGATAAATTGATTGGTGGAAATGCTTCACAAGAGGAGCAGCAAGAATGCCTTGAGGAAGGTAGCAGTAGTACGGAAATGGATATTGTTGCTGATTATCAACTGCAGTCTATGCCTCCTTTTGACCGGAAGGGTTTTCTTAACTACTTCAAaccatattgcaaaaa GGTTTTAAAGAAATTGGAAGAGCAGGGAGAGACAGAAAAAGCTGCAGAATTCAAAGCAAAAGCCCCAGCTGCTGTTGCATATCTCtcaaaaaacataaaagattttgat ATCTATTCTGGAGAGAGTAGTGATGTTGATGGTTCATTTGGATACCTTGATTGGGAAGATGGAACAACACCCTACATGCTGTTTTTTAAACATGCATTAATTGAAGAAAAAGTCTGA
- the LOC143449649 gene encoding uncharacterized protein LOC143449649, producing the protein MLQSLHRQFVEGQIPSTSSVEHFNLPIDSFEDFDRVESLLAEKSQARVFISYLETIGGITAKDVISMMLSKLLTCELATNCNWMGKGHTHKTGMHSSQLAKAVIDAAKKSGIKEAESICEIKKWLKNASDKEGGRLKRMKNKLDKERKDEATRRQLYFMNFDSSSTSDDSG; encoded by the exons ATGCTCCAGTCTCTTCATCGCCAATTTGTGGAAGGGCAGATACCGTCCACTTCTTCGGTGGAACACTTCAACTTGCCGATAGATTCATTTGAGGATTTTGATAGGGTGGAATCACTGCTAGCAGAGAAATCACAAGCGCGTGTTTTT atttccTATCTAGAAACAATAGGTGGCATAACAGCAAAAGATGTTATCAGCATGATGTTGAGCAAATTGTTGACCTGTGAACTGGCAACCAATTGTAATTGGATGGGAAAGGGTCATACTCATAAAACCGGAATGCATTCATCACAACTCGCAAAAGCTGTTATAG ATGCTGCCAAGAAATCGGGTATTAAGGAAGCAGAGAGTATCTGCGAGATCAAGAAATGGTTAAAAAATGCTAGTGATAAGGAAGGGGGACGGCTAAAAAGAATGAAGAACAAATTGG ataaagaGCGGAAAGATGAAGCCACGCGCAGACAATTGTATTTCATGAATTTCGACTCATCTTCTACAAGTGATGATAGCGGATGA
- the LOC143449650 gene encoding uncharacterized protein LOC143449650 produces MKIGFLIRPPSRLEDSNYDNDASNHWESDQSKPKRKKLFLQHSTPPPVVPEMPNTQERRYTLFSILLLL; encoded by the exons ATGAAGATAGGTTTTCT AATTCGACCTCCATCTCGACTTGAAGATTCAAATTATGACAATGATGCCAG TAACCACTGGGAATCAGACCAATCCAAACccaaaaggaaaaaattgtttttacaacattCAACACCACCACCTGTTGTTCCAGAAATGCCTAACACCCAGGAAAGAAGGTATACATTATTCTCGATATTGCtgttattataa